A part of Sander vitreus isolate 19-12246 chromosome 8, sanVit1, whole genome shotgun sequence genomic DNA contains:
- the LOC144522299 gene encoding tumor protein p53-inducible protein 11-like isoform X2 codes for MASKPHPPLMKKHSQTDLISRLKSRKILGVGGEDDDGEVHRSKISQMLGNEMKFAVREPIGLRVWILISAVGFTVMAVMALVFPNQLYEVVFEEELSTTSISIRLYGGALLSLALIMWNGLYTAEKIVIQWTLLSEACYFAVQFLVTSITLMEIGILPNGAMLLLLSRVLFLVVTMSYYYHLGRKLKKI; via the exons ATGGCATCTAAACCTCACCCTCCTCTGATGAAGAAGCACAGCCAGACAGACCTGATAAGCCGCCTGAAGAGCAGGAAGATCCTTGGAGTCGGCGGCGAGGATGATGATGGCGAAGTGCACCGCTCAAAG ATCAGTCAGATGCTCGGAAATGAGATGAAGTTTGCAGTGCGAGAGCCTATCGGGCTGAG GGTATGGATACTCATCTCTGCAGTGGGTTTCACAGTTATGGCCGTGATG GCCCTTGTGTTTCCCAACCAGCTATATGAGGTTGTTTTTGAGGAGGAGCTCTCCACGACTAGCATTTCCATTCGCCTTTATGGAGGAGCACTACTTA GCCTGGCCCTCATCATGTGGAATGGTCTCTACACAGCAGAAAAGATCGTCATCCAGTGGACTCTGCTCAGTGAAGCCTGCTACTTTGCTGTCCAGTTTCTTG TGACGTCCATCACCTTAATGGAGATCGGCATCCTGCCCAATGGTGCCATGCTTCTGCTCCTCAGTCGGGTGCTCTTCCTGGTGGTCACAATGTCCTACTACTACCACCTGGGCCGTAAGCTGAAGAAGATCTGA
- the LOC144522299 gene encoding tumor protein p53-inducible protein 11-like isoform X1, with amino-acid sequence MCVCTMASKPHPPLMKKHSQTDLISRLKSRKILGVGGEDDDGEVHRSKISQMLGNEMKFAVREPIGLRVWILISAVGFTVMAVMALVFPNQLYEVVFEEELSTTSISIRLYGGALLSLALIMWNGLYTAEKIVIQWTLLSEACYFAVQFLVTSITLMEIGILPNGAMLLLLSRVLFLVVTMSYYYHLGRKLKKI; translated from the exons at gtgtgtgtgcacCATGGCATCTAAACCTCACCCTCCTCTGATGAAGAAGCACAGCCAGACAGACCTGATAAGCCGCCTGAAGAGCAGGAAGATCCTTGGAGTCGGCGGCGAGGATGATGATGGCGAAGTGCACCGCTCAAAG ATCAGTCAGATGCTCGGAAATGAGATGAAGTTTGCAGTGCGAGAGCCTATCGGGCTGAG GGTATGGATACTCATCTCTGCAGTGGGTTTCACAGTTATGGCCGTGATG GCCCTTGTGTTTCCCAACCAGCTATATGAGGTTGTTTTTGAGGAGGAGCTCTCCACGACTAGCATTTCCATTCGCCTTTATGGAGGAGCACTACTTA GCCTGGCCCTCATCATGTGGAATGGTCTCTACACAGCAGAAAAGATCGTCATCCAGTGGACTCTGCTCAGTGAAGCCTGCTACTTTGCTGTCCAGTTTCTTG TGACGTCCATCACCTTAATGGAGATCGGCATCCTGCCCAATGGTGCCATGCTTCTGCTCCTCAGTCGGGTGCTCTTCCTGGTGGTCACAATGTCCTACTACTACCACCTGGGCCGTAAGCTGAAGAAGATCTGA
- the LOC144521541 gene encoding uncharacterized protein LOC144521541, with translation MGSKMIVLVLLVIPLSIFQKLSSVLNLPGHVLLLDHAFYKTKGRAGKTGVCKKSVLDESVEKSREIAIRVLMVYLREKEEDLFKEQLDGGDIVNEVMKIVKSRVATMSDPTSARIFIEGTEVLQDLDVPRACVLLMWLIYGLNLSYPK, from the exons atgggATCA AAAATGATTGTGTTAGTTCTACTTGTCATTCCACTGAGCATCTTTCAAAAGCTGAGTTCAGTACTGAACTTGCCCGGACATGTTTTGCTGCTTGACCACGCCTTCTACAAGACAAAAGGAAGAGCGGGCAAAACGGGAGTTTGCAAAAAAAGTGTCTTG GATGAGTCTGTGGAGAAAAGCAGAGAGATTGCTATCCGTGTCTTAATGGTGTATCtcagagaaaaggaggaggatcTCTTCAAAGAGCAGTTG GATGGTGGGGATATTGTCAATGAAGTGATGAAGATTGTCAAATCCAGAGTTGCCACCATGTCTGATCCAACCAGCGCGAGGATCTTCATTGAGGGAACAGAAGTCCTGCAAGACCTGGACGTACCCAGAGCCTGTGTCTTGCTAATGTGGCTGATATATGGACTCAACCTCAGCTACCCAAAATAA